The Halorhabdus sp. BNX81 genome includes a region encoding these proteins:
- the pdxT gene encoding pyridoxal 5'-phosphate synthase glutaminase subunit PdxT, with product MTLTAGVIAVQGDVSEHATAVRAAAAAHDEPADVVEIRESGIVPDCDVLLVPGGESTTISRLLTEEGIAPEIKTHVRAGKPVLATCAGLIVAARDTGDDRVEALGLLDVTVERNAFGRQKDSFEAPLDVDGLEEPFHAVFIRAPAISDVGDAEVLATWEDRPVAVRDGPVVGTAFHPELTGDHRIHDLAFFETD from the coding sequence ATGACGCTTACCGCCGGCGTGATCGCCGTCCAGGGCGACGTCAGCGAACACGCGACCGCCGTCAGGGCGGCCGCAGCGGCACACGACGAACCCGCGGACGTCGTCGAGATACGCGAGTCCGGAATCGTCCCCGACTGTGACGTCCTACTGGTTCCCGGTGGGGAGTCGACGACGATCTCTCGCCTGCTGACTGAGGAAGGGATTGCTCCGGAGATCAAAACCCACGTCCGGGCCGGCAAACCGGTACTCGCGACCTGTGCCGGGTTGATCGTCGCGGCGCGGGACACCGGCGACGACCGCGTCGAGGCACTCGGTCTGCTCGACGTCACCGTAGAGCGGAATGCCTTCGGCCGACAGAAGGACAGCTTCGAAGCCCCGCTCGACGTGGACGGCCTTGAGGAGCCGTTTCACGCCGTGTTCATCCGAGCGCCGGCCATCAGTGACGTCGGCGACGCCGAGGTGCTGGCCACCTGGGAGGATCGACCTGTCGCGGTCCGGGACGGTCCCGTCGTCGGGACCGCCTTCCACCCGGAGTTGACGGGCGATCACCGGATCCACGATCTGGCGTTTTTCGAAACTGACTGA
- a CDS encoding PrsW family intramembrane metalloprotease, producing MPQRDPVENAADGSIDLYGIADWEVRGWLDRLAVALHAGAHTFARVTIVMFAVSILVSQFLLGGLGAITDPVVGTVTVLSVVPAIGLTGYVWNADVTDREPLGLLVTTFFLGVLFAGFAAVINAMFAPTAFVLTDAFGVEALGLFVVFYVIVGPVEEGVKLLAVRLYAFNDARFSAVVDGAVYGAVAGLGFATIENALYITQTAGDVGMGVFAAGGSVVTVRALAGPGHVIYSAFAGYYLGLAKFSPDRAGPIVVKGLVIAAFVHATYNALVSVLPAFAAEVLGISPFFAFIGFVILYDGLFGYVLVRKLRAYRRAYQQALAGTDRLPDPEVTEFDP from the coding sequence ATGCCACAGCGCGATCCGGTCGAGAACGCCGCCGACGGCTCGATCGATCTGTATGGTATCGCCGACTGGGAGGTCCGTGGGTGGCTGGATCGACTCGCCGTCGCGCTTCACGCGGGCGCTCACACGTTCGCCCGGGTGACGATCGTCATGTTCGCAGTCTCGATTCTCGTCTCGCAATTCCTCCTGGGCGGACTCGGCGCGATCACGGATCCGGTCGTAGGGACGGTCACTGTGCTCTCGGTCGTCCCGGCCATCGGCCTGACCGGGTACGTCTGGAACGCCGACGTCACCGATCGCGAACCGCTGGGATTGCTCGTCACGACGTTTTTCCTCGGCGTTCTCTTCGCCGGGTTCGCCGCCGTGATCAACGCGATGTTCGCCCCGACAGCGTTCGTGCTCACTGACGCCTTCGGCGTCGAGGCGCTCGGACTGTTCGTCGTCTTTTACGTGATCGTCGGCCCGGTCGAGGAAGGGGTCAAACTCCTTGCAGTTCGACTGTACGCGTTCAATGATGCCCGATTCAGCGCTGTCGTCGACGGGGCCGTCTACGGCGCGGTTGCGGGGCTGGGCTTTGCGACCATCGAGAACGCGCTGTATATCACCCAGACTGCCGGCGACGTCGGGATGGGGGTGTTCGCCGCCGGCGGTAGTGTCGTGACGGTGCGCGCGCTGGCCGGTCCCGGTCACGTCATCTACTCGGCCTTTGCCGGCTACTACCTCGGCCTGGCGAAGTTTTCCCCGGATCGCGCCGGCCCGATCGTCGTGAAAGGGCTGGTGATCGCCGCCTTCGTCCACGCCACGTACAACGCGCTCGTCTCCGTGCTTCCGGCGTTCGCCGCGGAGGTTCTCGGCATCTCGCCGTTCTTTGCCTTCATCGGCTTCGTGATCCTCTACGATGGACTGTTCGGCTACGTGCTGGTTCGCAAACTCCGGGCCTATCGCCGGGCGTATCAGCAAGCCCTCGCCGGGACTGACCGTCTGCCCGATCCCGAAGTGACCGAATTTGATCCCTGA
- the rimI gene encoding ribosomal protein S18-alanine N-acetyltransferase codes for MYQGLVESVVTTVASERAAGPLVRPATDADLYAVAEIERRSFSQPWPIGAFERFLDAPAFLVAVDRAPGTAGSVIGYVVADMVPNHSQPLGHVKDLAVHPDRRNSGVGRQLLQRAIIALGAGGITTVKLEVRESNDTARHLYRSEGFVHRRTIPGYYDDGEHALVMFRSP; via the coding sequence ATGTATCAGGGGCTCGTAGAATCGGTAGTGACGACCGTCGCATCCGAACGGGCGGCCGGACCGCTAGTTCGCCCTGCGACTGACGCGGATCTCTACGCTGTCGCGGAGATCGAACGCCGCTCGTTCTCCCAGCCCTGGCCGATCGGGGCGTTCGAACGATTTCTCGACGCGCCGGCCTTTCTCGTCGCCGTCGATCGAGCCCCCGGGACGGCGGGCTCCGTGATCGGCTACGTCGTTGCCGATATGGTCCCGAACCACAGCCAGCCACTCGGTCACGTCAAGGACCTCGCCGTCCATCCCGACCGGCGAAACAGCGGCGTGGGTCGCCAGTTGCTCCAGCGCGCGATCATCGCCCTCGGGGCAGGCGGCATCACCACCGTCAAACTCGAAGTCCGCGAGAGTAACGACACCGCCAGACACCTTTACCGGAGTGAAGGGTTCGTCCACCGGCGGACGATCCCCGGGTACTACGACGACGGCGAGCACGCCTTGGTCATGTTCCGGTCGCCGTGA
- a CDS encoding DUF5810 domain-containing protein, translating to MGYACPVCEQPQVDARHLANHLAFTALLGDDDHERWLAEHAPGWDQEDDEGLADRVRKHAEEVDVPGADTVEHDHGTGDPEIHEHAADVERTDSVDRPGDLAGGTESIIDEHDPGVTFDDIGGGPTAGADPTLDADAMAVLREAYEMTRTRREQATGVEDDGESHSDDSDDHRATGERTGAEPADTDAGETE from the coding sequence ATGGGATACGCGTGTCCAGTGTGCGAACAGCCCCAGGTCGACGCCAGACACCTGGCGAATCACCTGGCCTTTACCGCGCTGCTTGGTGACGACGATCACGAGCGCTGGCTCGCCGAGCACGCACCGGGGTGGGACCAGGAAGACGACGAAGGGCTTGCCGACCGGGTCCGCAAGCACGCCGAGGAAGTCGACGTCCCCGGAGCTGATACCGTCGAACACGACCACGGAACCGGCGACCCTGAAATCCACGAACATGCGGCTGACGTCGAGCGAACCGACAGCGTCGACCGCCCTGGCGATCTAGCTGGGGGAACCGAATCCATCATTGACGAGCACGATCCGGGAGTGACCTTCGATGACATCGGCGGCGGTCCGACGGCGGGGGCTGATCCGACCCTGGACGCCGACGCCATGGCGGTCCTCCGGGAGGCCTACGAGATGACCCGCACGCGCCGGGAGCAGGCTACCGGTGTGGAAGACGACGGTGAATCCCACAGCGACGATTCGGACGACCATCGAGCGACCGGCGAACGAACCGGGGCGGAGCCGGCGGACACTGACGCTGGCGAAACGGAATAG
- a CDS encoding DUF5809 family protein, with protein MHTEGLLAPETPADARDHYDALASTAGVVVREVARAMDLDGDEYDRRVTDDVIETAHDAVFASLLAVRVGTHEEFDSFCDDHGGEVLQTGSEHVEGVVWHAPPFAETIVATTFQDAEAAAIGTLRRQAYGRLYRDILETDETEPQTDEHGDHSGAT; from the coding sequence ATGCACACCGAGGGGCTGCTCGCACCTGAGACGCCCGCGGACGCCCGCGACCACTACGACGCCCTCGCGTCGACTGCGGGGGTCGTCGTCCGTGAAGTCGCGCGGGCGATGGATCTCGACGGCGACGAATACGACCGTCGCGTCACCGACGACGTGATCGAGACCGCCCACGATGCGGTCTTTGCGTCGCTTCTTGCCGTCCGCGTCGGCACCCACGAGGAGTTCGATTCGTTCTGTGACGACCACGGTGGCGAGGTTCTCCAGACCGGCAGCGAACACGTCGAAGGCGTGGTCTGGCACGCGCCGCCGTTCGCCGAAACGATCGTCGCCACGACGTTCCAGGACGCCGAGGCGGCGGCGATCGGGACCCTTCGCCGTCAGGCGTACGGCCGGCTCTATCGGGACATTCTCGAAACGGACGAAACAGAGCCACAGACGGACGAACATGGCGATCACTCGGGGGCGACCTGA
- a CDS encoding NUDIX hydrolase: MTEEHAEHDWPILESRIEYETGWYEGGYDLVEQPDGSEKRYYWAALPDAVVVVPVVDDALVMVEQYRPAIREHCLEFPAGIVEDGESYTEAGARELREETGFDPAGVSLLEDFWVATGAMRHQRGIVFAEGLEPVGTNLDDNEFLEVTTVPVEEALDRARADPANDATIEGILLAREDGLL, from the coding sequence ATGACTGAAGAACACGCGGAGCACGACTGGCCGATTCTCGAATCACGCATCGAGTACGAGACGGGGTGGTACGAGGGGGGCTACGATCTGGTCGAACAGCCCGACGGGTCCGAGAAGCGCTACTACTGGGCCGCACTGCCGGACGCGGTCGTCGTCGTTCCGGTCGTCGACGATGCACTCGTGATGGTCGAGCAGTATCGGCCGGCGATCCGCGAGCACTGCCTCGAATTTCCGGCCGGGATCGTCGAGGACGGCGAGTCCTACACCGAGGCGGGCGCGCGGGAACTCCGCGAGGAGACGGGCTTTGATCCTGCCGGCGTCTCGCTGCTGGAGGATTTCTGGGTCGCGACGGGGGCGATGCGCCACCAGCGCGGGATCGTCTTCGCCGAGGGCCTCGAACCCGTCGGGACGAACCTCGATGACAACGAGTTCCTCGAAGTCACGACGGTCCCGGTCGAGGAGGCACTCGACCGTGCCCGAGCCGACCCGGCCAACGACGCGACGATCGAGGGGATCCTGCTCGCCCGGGAAGACGGTCTGCTCTGA
- a CDS encoding rhodanese-like domain-containing protein: protein MDGECSAADLKSLLDTDQDVRIVDVRPPAAFERGHIPDSENVPLATLTNEVDRLDGADRVVTVCAHGEASIRAARLVAAYEGIDCPVESLSCGVDGWDGDLEMGDGH from the coding sequence ATGGACGGCGAGTGCTCGGCGGCGGATCTCAAGTCGCTACTCGACACAGACCAGGACGTACGCATCGTCGACGTTCGACCACCGGCCGCCTTCGAACGCGGTCACATTCCCGACAGCGAGAACGTTCCGCTGGCGACGCTCACGAACGAAGTCGACCGCCTCGATGGGGCCGATCGGGTCGTCACTGTCTGTGCTCATGGGGAGGCGAGTATACGGGCGGCCCGACTCGTTGCTGCCTACGAAGGTATTGATTGCCCAGTCGAAAGTCTCTCGTGTGGCGTCGACGGGTGGGACGGCGACTTAGAGATGGGCGACGGTCACTGA
- a CDS encoding glycoside hydrolase family 43 protein, with product MQYSNPVLPGMHPDPTIARAGEDFYLAISSFEYFPGVPLFHSTDLVSWERVGHCLTRDSQLDLRGREASDGIYAPTLRHHDGTFYMVTTDVGGVNGGHFIVTADDPAGEWSDPLYVDAGGIDPDLFFDDDGTAYFQYTDGESLPEYRVRQAEIDLDTGELGDVRQLWRGIEGGFAEAPHIYERDGTYYLITAEGGTHTDHMVTVGRSDDPTGPFEPHPDNPVLSHRGRPMHPLSAMGHADMVQAPDGSWWMVFLGIRQYGPNPGVHHLGRETFLAPVTWEDGWPIVNDGEPIDPEMTVESLPGDSPGGLSSPARPFETTFDGELDDSWQFRRNPDPATYSVSGEGLTLAGKTDSLDELDATFVGRPQSHFDCRAEIELGFDPDDGEEAGLALVMNESHHYEIGVGREGAETVARVRLRIGEVAETVASIPAAGEDHRLVVDATTEEYTFRYDDGDGEPTELATAATRYLSTEVAGGFTGVYIGPYALGTDTETATPARIQRFAYEPAE from the coding sequence ATGCAGTATTCGAATCCAGTACTTCCGGGCATGCATCCCGATCCGACGATCGCTCGCGCCGGCGAGGACTTCTACCTCGCCATCTCCTCGTTCGAGTACTTCCCGGGCGTCCCGCTGTTTCACAGCACGGACCTGGTCTCCTGGGAGCGGGTCGGCCACTGTCTCACCCGCGACAGCCAGCTTGACCTCCGCGGTCGCGAGGCTTCCGACGGGATCTACGCCCCGACCCTGCGCCACCACGACGGCACCTTCTACATGGTCACGACCGACGTCGGCGGCGTCAACGGTGGCCACTTCATCGTGACCGCCGACGATCCCGCCGGCGAGTGGTCCGATCCGCTGTACGTCGACGCGGGCGGGATCGATCCCGACCTCTTCTTCGACGACGATGGGACGGCCTACTTCCAGTACACCGACGGCGAGTCCTTGCCGGAGTACCGGGTCCGACAGGCCGAGATCGACCTCGACACCGGCGAACTCGGCGACGTCCGCCAGCTCTGGCGGGGCATCGAAGGCGGGTTCGCCGAAGCACCGCACATCTACGAACGCGACGGGACCTACTACCTCATCACCGCCGAGGGCGGGACCCACACGGATCACATGGTCACCGTCGGCCGGAGCGACGACCCGACCGGCCCGTTCGAACCCCATCCCGACAACCCCGTGCTCTCCCATCGCGGTCGGCCGATGCACCCGCTCAGCGCGATGGGCCACGCCGACATGGTCCAGGCCCCGGACGGATCGTGGTGGATGGTGTTCCTCGGGATCCGCCAGTACGGCCCCAACCCCGGTGTCCACCACCTCGGTCGGGAGACGTTCCTCGCGCCCGTCACCTGGGAAGACGGCTGGCCGATCGTCAACGACGGCGAACCGATCGACCCCGAGATGACCGTCGAGTCGTTGCCGGGGGATTCACCCGGCGGGCTGTCGAGTCCGGCCCGACCGTTCGAAACGACCTTCGACGGCGAACTCGACGACAGCTGGCAGTTCCGACGGAACCCGGACCCGGCGACCTACTCGGTCTCGGGCGAGGGGCTGACGCTTGCGGGCAAAACCGACAGCCTCGACGAGTTGGATGCGACGTTCGTCGGCCGCCCGCAGTCCCACTTCGATTGCCGAGCCGAGATCGAACTCGGGTTCGATCCCGACGACGGTGAGGAGGCCGGTCTCGCGCTCGTGATGAACGAGTCCCACCACTACGAGATCGGCGTGGGTCGTGAGGGTGCCGAGACGGTCGCTCGCGTCCGACTCCGGATCGGCGAGGTTGCCGAGACGGTCGCGTCCATCCCCGCCGCGGGCGAGGACCACCGGCTGGTCGTCGACGCGACGACTGAGGAATACACGTTCCGCTACGACGACGGCGACGGCGAGCCGACCGAACTCGCCACGGCGGCCACACGGTACCTGTCGACGGAAGTCGCGGGCGGGTTCACCGGCGTCTATATCGGTCCGTACGCACTCGGCACCGACACAGAGACGGCGACGCCGGCACGCATCCAGCGCTTCGCATACGAACCAGCGGAGTGA
- a CDS encoding NUDIX domain-containing protein — protein sequence MNEVDIVTCFLRNRGEVLLLRRSDAVGSYAGRWAAVSGHAEGDPDAMAREEIAEETGLGDAVTLRRQGDPFDVVDAERGTRWVVHPFLFKADDRAVEANYETDEYAWVHPTAIRRRETVPDLWASYDRVRPTVKTIREDRDHGSAWLSLRALEVLRDEAGIRAWGGESGGWDDLAVVARDLRDARPSMPVVANRVNRVLARADRSPEGVEEMARKEIEAAVSADDEAAETAAERLPDRIATLSRSGTVREAIERADPDAVLVAKSRPGGEGVGVAERVAEERDVTLAGDADLAWAIHEWEPAAVIVGADAIRPDGAVLNKVGTRGAALSAAHEGVPVLVAAAADKVRVDAEAEIESVDPETIYDGPADLTVRSPLFDVTPPGLIDAICTDRGAVEPEDIGAIAAEHRANAGWTG from the coding sequence ATGAACGAGGTCGACATCGTCACCTGCTTCCTCCGGAACCGCGGCGAGGTGTTGCTCCTGCGCCGGAGCGACGCCGTCGGCTCGTACGCGGGGCGATGGGCGGCCGTCTCCGGACACGCCGAGGGCGACCCCGACGCCATGGCGCGAGAAGAAATCGCCGAGGAGACCGGACTCGGCGACGCCGTGACGCTCCGACGGCAGGGCGATCCCTTCGATGTCGTCGACGCCGAGCGCGGAACGCGGTGGGTCGTCCACCCTTTCCTCTTCAAGGCGGACGACCGAGCGGTCGAAGCCAATTACGAAACCGACGAGTACGCATGGGTCCACCCGACGGCGATCCGCCGCCGGGAGACCGTCCCCGATCTCTGGGCGTCCTACGACCGCGTTCGGCCAACCGTCAAGACCATCCGCGAAGATCGCGACCACGGCTCGGCGTGGCTGTCGCTCCGGGCACTGGAAGTGCTTCGCGACGAGGCGGGCATCCGGGCGTGGGGTGGGGAAAGTGGCGGGTGGGATGACCTCGCCGTCGTCGCCCGTGATCTCCGGGACGCCCGCCCCTCGATGCCCGTCGTCGCAAACCGGGTGAACCGGGTGCTGGCCCGCGCGGACCGATCGCCGGAGGGAGTCGAGGAGATGGCTCGCAAGGAGATCGAAGCCGCGGTCTCGGCCGACGACGAGGCGGCCGAAACCGCTGCCGAGCGACTCCCGGATCGGATCGCCACGCTCTCACGGTCGGGGACCGTCCGCGAGGCGATCGAACGAGCCGATCCCGACGCAGTGTTGGTCGCCAAATCGCGACCGGGCGGTGAAGGGGTCGGTGTGGCCGAGAGAGTGGCCGAGGAGCGAGACGTGACCCTCGCCGGCGACGCCGATCTGGCGTGGGCGATCCACGAATGGGAGCCGGCGGCGGTCATCGTCGGGGCCGACGCGATCCGACCGGACGGCGCAGTGCTGAACAAGGTGGGCACCCGCGGCGCGGCGCTGTCCGCCGCCCACGAGGGCGTGCCCGTCCTCGTCGCAGCGGCAGCCGACAAGGTGCGTGTCGATGCAGAGGCCGAGATCGAATCCGTCGATCCGGAGACGATCTACGACGGGCCGGCCGATCTGACCGTTCGATCACCGCTGTTCGACGTGACGCCGCCGGGGCTGATCGACGCGATCTGTACGGATCGAGGAGCGGTTGAACCAGAGGACATCGGTGCGATCGCTGCCGAGCACCGGGCGAACGCCGGCTGGACGGGCTGA
- a CDS encoding metallophosphoesterase family protein, giving the protein MDVAIISDSHVPSREPAIPDWALDRIRAADHVIHAGDFDASAALADVRGAASRLTAVAGNMDPRALGLPEIERVTLGGVEFVVTHGTGSRHDYEQRVASIVAEEGSEGPTVGVAGHTHECLDTTVDGVRLLNPGSVTGASPASEATMLTATVNDGDLSVTVHRESEV; this is encoded by the coding sequence ATGGACGTCGCGATCATCAGCGACTCACACGTGCCGTCACGCGAACCGGCGATCCCCGACTGGGCGCTCGACCGCATCCGCGCGGCCGATCACGTCATTCACGCCGGTGACTTCGACGCATCGGCGGCGCTGGCGGACGTTCGCGGCGCGGCGAGTCGACTCACCGCCGTCGCCGGGAACATGGATCCACGGGCGCTGGGTCTGCCCGAGATCGAACGCGTCACACTCGGCGGTGTCGAGTTCGTCGTGACTCACGGCACGGGATCGCGCCACGATTACGAACAGCGTGTCGCGAGCATCGTCGCCGAGGAGGGGAGCGAGGGGCCGACCGTCGGCGTCGCGGGTCACACTCACGAGTGCCTGGATACGACCGTCGACGGCGTTCGGCTGCTCAATCCCGGCAGCGTCACCGGGGCATCACCGGCCAGCGAGGCCACGATGCTGACGGCGACGGTCAACGACGGCGACCTCTCGGTGACTGTCCACCGCGAGTCCGAGGTTTAG
- a CDS encoding coenzyme F420-0:L-glutamate ligase, which produces MEVFAVPDIPEIEPGDDLATLIDERVDLREGDVLTVASTVVSKAEGRGADLSDFDPGTRAHDIAERIGEIAGERKDPRFAQAVLEESEELVMAAPFILAVTHFGHITVNAGIDRSNVPGADLLLLPEDPSASAQRLSDALGVPVVVTDTSGRPFRQGQRGVALGWAGISAMRDWRGEHDREGRELTATVEAVVDELAAATNLVTGEGDDGRPVAVVRDWDFGDHDSHDDLFRDRDGDLVRQALADFEYDPA; this is translated from the coding sequence ATGGAGGTCTTCGCGGTCCCGGATATCCCGGAAATCGAGCCGGGTGACGACCTGGCGACGCTGATCGACGAGCGCGTCGACCTGCGGGAGGGCGATGTCCTCACGGTCGCCAGTACGGTCGTCTCGAAGGCCGAAGGCAGGGGGGCGGATCTGTCGGACTTCGACCCCGGGACGCGCGCCCACGACATCGCCGAGCGGATCGGCGAGATCGCCGGCGAACGGAAGGATCCGCGGTTCGCCCAGGCCGTCCTCGAGGAGAGCGAGGAACTCGTCATGGCGGCCCCGTTCATCCTGGCGGTGACTCACTTTGGCCACATCACCGTCAACGCGGGTATCGACCGCTCGAACGTCCCCGGCGCGGACCTGCTCCTGTTGCCCGAGGACCCCTCGGCGAGCGCGCAACGACTGTCCGACGCGCTCGGGGTCCCCGTCGTCGTGACAGACACGTCGGGACGCCCCTTTCGGCAGGGCCAGCGCGGCGTCGCACTTGGCTGGGCCGGAATTTCGGCAATGCGGGACTGGCGGGGCGAACACGACCGCGAAGGACGCGAACTCACGGCGACCGTCGAGGCCGTCGTCGACGAACTCGCCGCGGCGACCAACCTCGTCACGGGCGAGGGTGACGACGGCCGGCCCGTGGCGGTCGTCCGTGACTGGGACTTCGGCGACCACGACAGCCACGACGATCTGTTCCGGGACCGTGATGGCGATCTCGTCCGGCAGGCACTCGCCGACTTCGAGTACGACCCCGCGTGA
- a CDS encoding 5,10-methylenetetrahydromethanopterin reductase encodes MKAIELTPEHPVEEVRRLAERAERAGFDTIFASNHYNNRDPFQTLSSIAAATDSVQLGPGVVNPYETHPVRLASRMATLDELSDGRGVFGIGAGDASTLANLGVERDSPLRRVLETFKVAQQLWTGDTVDHDGTFRATDASLNYEVGEIPVYVGAQGPHMLRMSGKHADGVLVNAAHPADLSWSADRIEEGRSERPDDRGDLDVAAYASVSVAESEDRAREAARPPVAFIVGSTAPPVLDRHGLDHDRAERIGDAIERGDFETAFGAVTPEMIDAFAIAGTKATVADRIEEAMNHVDSFVAASPLGPDLETAIELAAEALETAAAE; translated from the coding sequence ATGAAAGCGATCGAACTCACCCCCGAACATCCGGTCGAAGAGGTACGACGACTGGCCGAGCGCGCCGAGCGCGCCGGCTTCGACACTATCTTCGCGAGCAATCACTACAACAACCGCGATCCGTTCCAAACACTCTCGTCGATCGCGGCGGCGACGGATTCGGTTCAACTTGGCCCCGGCGTGGTCAATCCTTACGAGACACATCCAGTCCGGCTGGCCTCGCGGATGGCGACCCTCGACGAGCTCAGCGACGGCCGCGGCGTCTTCGGGATCGGGGCCGGTGACGCCTCGACGCTCGCCAACCTCGGCGTCGAGCGCGACTCGCCCCTCCGGCGCGTCCTCGAGACGTTCAAGGTCGCCCAGCAGCTCTGGACGGGCGACACCGTCGATCACGACGGCACTTTCCGGGCGACGGACGCGAGCCTGAACTACGAGGTGGGGGAGATTCCGGTCTACGTTGGCGCACAGGGCCCACACATGCTTCGGATGAGCGGGAAACACGCCGACGGCGTGCTCGTCAACGCCGCCCACCCGGCGGACCTGTCGTGGTCGGCCGACCGGATCGAAGAGGGCCGATCCGAGCGACCGGACGACCGTGGCGATCTCGACGTTGCCGCCTACGCGAGTGTCAGCGTCGCCGAGAGCGAGGACCGCGCCCGGGAGGCCGCTCGACCGCCGGTGGCGTTCATCGTCGGGAGCACCGCGCCGCCGGTACTGGATCGACATGGGTTGGATCACGACCGCGCGGAACGGATCGGCGACGCCATCGAGCGGGGGGACTTCGAGACGGCTTTCGGCGCGGTCACGCCCGAGATGATCGACGCCTTCGCGATCGCCGGGACGAAAGCGACAGTCGCCGATCGGATCGAGGAGGCGATGAACCATGTCGACAGCTTCGTCGCCGCGTCGCCGCTCGGCCCCGATCTGGAGACGGCGATCGAGCTCGCGGCCGAGGCGCTCGAAACGGCTGCGGCGGAGTAA
- a CDS encoding NAD(+)/NADH kinase: MELGLVGQKDNPRARSLIEAIRMDLADEAVSIVVDEVTAAALADDRHDTYGGVATPELDAPASVSIEEIDDTDLIVSIGGDGTFLYAARGANGTPIMGVNLGEVGFLNAVSPNDAIDVIRDVVTDIREDGETPTRALPRLQVSGDGWELPPALNEVVIQGPQRGHGNGVGTTVRIDDALYTSGHADGVLIATPTGSTAYNLSEDGPLVHPDVPVFVVTEMAAERPMPPLVVDEDTTITVRVEDAETASVVSDGRTTHEIEPPAQITVEQADQPVHVAGPPLEFFTALGKLE, from the coding sequence ATGGAACTCGGACTCGTCGGACAGAAGGACAATCCACGTGCCCGCTCGCTCATCGAGGCGATCCGGATGGATCTGGCGGACGAAGCCGTCTCGATCGTCGTCGACGAGGTGACGGCCGCGGCGCTCGCCGACGACCGCCACGACACCTACGGTGGCGTCGCCACGCCGGAACTCGACGCCCCGGCGAGCGTCTCGATCGAGGAGATCGACGACACCGACCTGATCGTCTCGATCGGCGGCGACGGCACGTTTCTGTACGCCGCACGCGGGGCCAACGGGACGCCGATCATGGGCGTCAACCTCGGTGAGGTCGGCTTCCTGAACGCCGTCTCGCCGAACGACGCCATCGACGTCATCCGGGACGTGGTAACTGACATCCGCGAGGACGGCGAGACACCGACGCGAGCGCTCCCCCGACTCCAGGTGAGCGGCGACGGGTGGGAACTCCCGCCGGCGTTGAACGAAGTCGTGATTCAGGGGCCCCAGCGCGGCCACGGCAACGGCGTCGGCACGACCGTCCGGATCGACGACGCGCTGTACACCAGCGGCCACGCCGACGGCGTCCTGATCGCGACGCCGACCGGCTCCACGGCCTACAACTTAAGCGAGGACGGCCCGCTGGTCCACCCCGACGTCCCGGTGTTCGTCGTCACGGAGATGGCCGCCGAGCGCCCGATGCCGCCGCTGGTGGTCGACGAGGACACCACGATCACCGTCCGCGTCGAGGATGCCGAGACGGCCTCAGTTGTCAGCGACGGCCGGACCACCCACGAGATCGAACCGCCCGCCCAGATCACGGTCGAGCAGGCCGACCAGCCGGTCCACGTGGCCGGACCACCCCTGGAATTTTTCACTGCACTCGGGAAGCTCGAATAG